The following are from one region of the Hymenobacter sp. YIM 151858-1 genome:
- a CDS encoding LVIVD repeat-containing protein, with product MRQLYATLLAAGLLLGLPGCFIDIDERPALPPYRPLLMARATLEQSVALVPARPMRNTGKIYLKGSYVFINERYEGIHIIDNHDPAKPRNAGFLRIPGNIDVAMRGSLLYADNAVDLVIVDLADPTAARVVGRTRNAFPELAPPEPASIEPEYRPENRPTDAIVVGWQKVNP from the coding sequence ATGCGCCAACTTTACGCCACGCTCCTTGCCGCGGGCTTGCTCCTAGGCCTTCCGGGGTGCTTTATCGATATCGACGAACGCCCCGCGCTGCCGCCCTACCGCCCGCTCCTGATGGCGCGGGCCACGCTGGAGCAGTCGGTGGCCCTGGTGCCGGCCCGGCCCATGCGCAACACCGGCAAAATTTACCTCAAGGGCAGCTACGTGTTCATCAACGAGCGGTACGAAGGCATCCATATCATCGACAACCACGACCCGGCCAAGCCCCGCAACGCGGGCTTTTTGCGCATTCCGGGCAACATCGACGTGGCCATGCGCGGCTCCTTGCTGTACGCCGACAACGCGGTGGATTTGGTTATCGTCGACCTGGCCGACCCCACCGCTGCGCGCGTGGTGGGCCGCACCCGCAACGCGTTTCCGGAGCTGGCCCCGCCCGAGCCGGCCAGCATCGAGCCCGAGTACCGCCCCGAAAACCGCCCCACCGACGCCATTGTGGTAGGCTGGCAAAAAGTAAATCCGTAG
- a CDS encoding MBL fold metallo-hydrolase, with amino-acid sequence MARSRRIWLPLLAAVLMLATGAVLVGCSLSAPRYRGPRSEHFNGKEFVNQPPVEEKGFGGVLKWLLNRDKDAWPEQPNAFVGPPPARQVAAGEVRLTFVGHGTFLLQVDGLNILTDPIWSERCSPFSWIGPKRMRPPGLRFEELPRIDAVVISHNHYDHLDLPTLQRLAERDKPLMLVPLGVKKLLDQEGIANAAELDWWQQHDLGKTVQAVCVPAQHFSGRGLSDRNATLWAGWVLRTQAGKLYYAGDTGYGPFLQEIARREGPIRLAILPVGAYKPQWFMEPIHMSPAQAVQAHRDLGAAQSVATHFGTFQMADDGLTEPVTDLRQALKAQQVPDSAFAVPREGVAWRLP; translated from the coding sequence ATGGCCCGTTCCCGCCGCATTTGGTTGCCTTTGTTAGCCGCAGTGCTCATGTTGGCCACGGGCGCCGTGTTGGTGGGCTGTTCGTTGTCGGCACCGCGCTACCGGGGCCCGCGCTCCGAGCACTTCAACGGCAAGGAGTTCGTCAATCAGCCGCCCGTAGAGGAAAAGGGCTTTGGCGGGGTGCTGAAATGGCTGCTCAACCGCGACAAGGACGCGTGGCCCGAGCAGCCCAACGCCTTTGTGGGCCCGCCCCCGGCGCGGCAGGTAGCCGCCGGCGAAGTCCGCCTCACGTTCGTGGGCCACGGCACGTTTTTGCTGCAGGTCGACGGGCTGAACATTCTTACCGACCCCATCTGGAGCGAGCGGTGCAGCCCCTTTAGCTGGATTGGCCCCAAGCGCATGCGCCCGCCCGGCCTGCGTTTCGAGGAGCTGCCGCGCATCGATGCCGTCGTCATCAGCCACAACCACTACGACCACCTCGACCTGCCCACGCTGCAGCGCCTCGCCGAGCGCGATAAGCCGCTGATGCTGGTGCCCCTAGGTGTAAAGAAGCTGCTCGACCAGGAGGGCATTGCCAACGCCGCCGAGCTGGATTGGTGGCAGCAGCACGACCTAGGCAAAACGGTGCAGGCCGTGTGCGTACCCGCGCAGCACTTTTCGGGCCGTGGCCTCTCCGACCGCAACGCCACGTTGTGGGCCGGCTGGGTGCTGCGCACCCAGGCCGGCAAGCTCTACTACGCCGGCGACACGGGCTACGGCCCTTTTCTGCAGGAAATTGCCCGCCGCGAGGGCCCCATCCGGCTGGCCATCCTGCCCGTTGGTGCCTACAAGCCGCAGTGGTTTATGGAGCCCATTCATATGTCGCCGGCCCAGGCCGTGCAGGCCCACCGCGACCTAGGCGCCGCCCAAAGCGTGGCCACTCACTTCGGCACCTTTCAGATGGCCGACGACGGCCTGACCGAACCCGTAACCGATTTGCGACAGGCCCTGAAAGCGCAACAAGTGCCCGATTCGGCGTTTGCGGTGCCGCGCGAGGGCGTGGCCTGGCGCCTGCCCTAG
- a CDS encoding LVIVD repeat-containing protein, with translation MKLTYFSGLSGLGVLLLGLLLGLGGCAADAADSGPRGADVGQGGSMARFAIMGNTLYTIDEHSLRVFDLSNPANASAVRVTNLGVGIETIFPKEPYLFIGTQQGMFIFDASNPQNPRQLSYFQHVVSCDPVVVQGRYAYLTLRQGRACGGGVNQLQVVDLQNLQQPRLAQIYPMTKPYGLGADSTQLYVCDDGLKVFDLRRAPTLTQREHHRIEAFDVIPNQDMLLVVGADGLYQYRRGNNTLTQLSMLPVARP, from the coding sequence ATGAAGCTCACATACTTTTCGGGCCTTAGCGGCCTAGGTGTTTTGCTGCTTGGTCTGCTGCTGGGGCTGGGTGGCTGCGCCGCCGATGCGGCGGATAGCGGTCCGCGCGGCGCCGATGTAGGCCAGGGCGGCTCGATGGCGCGCTTTGCCATCATGGGCAACACGCTCTATACCATCGACGAGCACAGCCTGCGCGTGTTCGACCTCAGCAACCCCGCCAACGCCTCGGCCGTGCGCGTCACCAACCTGGGCGTGGGCATCGAAACCATCTTCCCGAAGGAACCTTACCTGTTCATCGGTACGCAACAGGGCATGTTCATCTTCGATGCCAGCAACCCGCAAAACCCCAGGCAGCTCAGCTACTTTCAGCACGTGGTGAGCTGCGACCCGGTGGTGGTGCAGGGGCGCTACGCCTACCTTACGCTGCGGCAGGGCCGGGCGTGCGGCGGCGGGGTAAACCAGCTGCAGGTCGTGGATCTGCAAAACCTGCAGCAGCCGCGCCTGGCCCAGATTTACCCCATGACCAAGCCCTACGGCCTGGGTGCCGACTCGACGCAGCTGTACGTGTGCGACGACGGCCTGAAGGTGTTTGACCTGCGCCGCGCGCCCACGCTCACGCAGCGCGAGCACCACCGCATCGAGGCGTTCGATGTGATTCCGAACCAGGATATGCTGCTGGTCGTCGGGGCCGATGGGCTGTACCAATACCGGCGCGGCAACAACACGCTCACGCAGCTCAGCATGCTGCCCGTTGCCCGCCCCTGA